CACCCGATCGGGGCGACCGGTGTCTCGATGCACGCCATCGCCGCCATGCAGGTCAGCGGAGAGGCGGGCGACATGCAGCTGCCCCGCGCCGACCTGGCCGGCGTCTTCAACATGGGCGGCGCTGCCGTCGCCAACTACGCGAGCATCCTGGAGGCCTGGTGAGCACCCTGACCCGTCCCACCCCGACCCGAGGTCGCCGGGCGCTGCCCTCCCTGCCGCAGCGCACCAGCAACCTCGCCCACCTGTTGCGCAGCACGGCGGCGCGGCTGCCGGAGGGCACCGCGCTCGTGCGGGACGACGTCCGCTGGACCTGGCGCGAGCTCGACGTGCGCGTCGACGCCCTCGCCGCGGCCCTGCGCGAGCAGGGCATCGGTCCCGGCGACGTGGTCATGCTCCACTCGGCGAACGCCCGCGACTACCTCACCGTCCTCGTCGCCACCTGGCGCGTGGGCGCGGTGATCACCCCGACGAACTGCAAGCTCACCGCAGCCGAGGTCGTACGGCTGGCCGAGGTGGTCGAGCCCGACCTGCTCGTCGTGGAGCCGGGTGCGGAGGCGCACGTCGCCGCCCTGGCGTCGGTGCCGGCCTGGGTGCTCGCCGACTCCCTCCCTCCCGCGTCCGTCCTCGCCGGCCTGCCGCAGGTGGACGACCTCGTCGAGGCCCACCGCGGCGAGCGGGTGGCCGACGTCGTCGTGTCGCGTGGCGAGCCGGCGTGGTTCTTCTTCACCTCCGGCAGCTCGGGACGGCCCAAGGCGGCCGTCCTGACGCACGACCAGATGGGCTTCGTGGTCAACAACCACATCGCCGACCTGATGCCGGGCCTGGGTGAGGACGACGCGACCCTCGTGCTCGCACCGCTCTCGCACGGCGCCGGCGTGCACGTGCTGGCGCACGTGGCCCGCGGCGCGGCGACCGTGCTGCTGCCCGGGGACTCGCTCGACGTGGCCCAGGCGTGGGAGCTCGTCGCGCGTCACCGCGTCTCGACGCTGTTCACGGTGCCCACCATCCTCAACCGTCTGGTGGCCGGTGTCGACGAGGGCGTCGACACCTCGTCGCTGCGCCACGTGGTCTACGCCGGCGCCCCGATCACGCGTCGCGACCAGGCCCGGGCCTTCGAGGTCCTCGGCCCGGTCGTCGTGCAGTACTACGGACTCTGCGAGGTCACCGGCGCGATCACCGTGCTGCCCCCCGAGGCGCACGCCGACGTCCCCACCCTCGACGGGATCGTGACGGCGGGCCACGCCCGCACCGCCATGACCATCTCGATCCAGGACCCCGACGGCAACGAGCTGCCGCCGGGCGAGCGCGGTGAGATCTGCGTGGTGGGCCCCGCGGTCTTCACCGGTTACCTGTCCAACGACGAGGCCAACGCCCGCTCGTTCCGCGACGGCTGGTTCCGCACGGGCGACCTCGGCGTGCTCGACGAGCGCGGCATGCTCTTCATCACGGGCCGCGCCTCCGACATGTACATCTCGGGGGGCTCGAACATCGACCCGCGCGAGGTCGAGGAGAAGATCCTCACCCACCCGCAGGTGCAGGCCGTGGGGGTCGTCGGCGCCCCCGACGCCG
This Nocardioides alkalitolerans DNA region includes the following protein-coding sequences:
- a CDS encoding AMP-binding protein: MSTLTRPTPTRGRRALPSLPQRTSNLAHLLRSTAARLPEGTALVRDDVRWTWRELDVRVDALAAALREQGIGPGDVVMLHSANARDYLTVLVATWRVGAVITPTNCKLTAAEVVRLAEVVEPDLLVVEPGAEAHVAALASVPAWVLADSLPPASVLAGLPQVDDLVEAHRGERVADVVVSRGEPAWFFFTSGSSGRPKAAVLTHDQMGFVVNNHIADLMPGLGEDDATLVLAPLSHGAGVHVLAHVARGAATVLLPGDSLDVAQAWELVARHRVSTLFTVPTILNRLVAGVDEGVDTSSLRHVVYAGAPITRRDQARAFEVLGPVVVQYYGLCEVTGAITVLPPEAHADVPTLDGIVTAGHARTAMTISIQDPDGNELPPGERGEICVVGPAVFTGYLSNDEANARSFRDGWFRTGDLGVLDERGMLFITGRASDMYISGGSNIDPREVEEKILTHPQVQAVGVVGAPDADWGEVGYAVAVVDDGLSAEQLLAWCRENMARYKAPKVVHLVDRLPTTAYGKVTTPVLRQLLADAGRWPAGAVR